The Chlorocebus sabaeus isolate Y175 chromosome 6, mChlSab1.0.hap1, whole genome shotgun sequence genome has a segment encoding these proteins:
- the CD209 gene encoding CD209 antigen isoform X2 produces MSDSKEQRAQPLGLLEEEELITSSMNFFPRDFGFRQTRGYKSLAGCLGHAPLVLPLLFFTLFTGLLVAILVQVSKNPSSQRLDQSRQDEISQDLSQLKAAVERLCRPCPWEWTFFQGNCYFISNSQRNWHDSITACQEVGAQLVVIKSAEEQNFLQLQSSRSNRFAWMGLSDLNHEGTWQWVDDSPLSTSFKQYWNRGEPNNIGEEDCVEFNGNGWNDDKCSAAKFWICKKSAASCSRDEGQLLSSASASPIAHAA; encoded by the exons ATGAGTGACTCCAAGGAACAAAGGGCGCAGCCGCTGGGCCTCCTGG AAGAGGAAGAGCTGATAACTAGCAGTATGAATTTTTTTCCAAGAGACTTTGGATTCCGACAGACTCGAGGCTACAAGAGCTTAGCAG GGTGTCTGGGCCACGCACCCCTGGTGCTGCCGCTCCTCTTCTTCACGCTCTTCACTGGGCTGCTGGTGGCCATCCTTGTCCAAG TCTCCAAGAACCCCAGCTCCCAGAGGCTGGATCAGTCCAGGCAGGATGAGATCTCCCAGGACCTGTCCCAGCTGAAGGCTGCTGTGG AACGCCTGTGCCGCCCCTGTCCCTGGGAATGGACATTCTTCCAAGGAAACTGTTACTTCATATCGAACTCCCAGCGGAACTGGCATGACTCCATCACCGCCTGCCAGGAAGTGGGGGCCCAGCTCGTCGTAATCAAAAGTGCTGAGGAGCAG AACTTCCTACAGCTGCAGTCTTCCAGAAGTAACCGCTTCGCCTGGATGGGACTTTCAGACCTAAATCACGAAGGCACATGGCAATGGGTGGACGACTCACCTCTGTCAACCAG CTTCAAGCAATATTGGAACAGAGGAGAGCCCAACAATATCGGGGAGGAAGACTGTGTGGAATTTAACGGCAATGGCTGGAATGACGACAAATGCAGCGCTGCCAAATTCTGGATCTGCAAAAAGTCTGCAGCCTCCTGCTCCAGAGATGAAGGGCAGcttctctcctcagcctctgcaTCCCCGATTGCCCACGCGGCATAG